In the genome of Candidatus Cloacimonadota bacterium, the window TCGAATCATCCACCAGCTGGTGGAACCATTGATAAAATAGTAGTTTACGGATAGACTCTAATTATTATCCTAAATTTCATAAAGTGATAACTACGAGGGGCAGAAATCCATATTTTTTACATTATCCCCATATCCTGAATCCAAAATTCAGAATTGTAAAATATAACAAAAAAAAGCCTTTGCAAAAATAGGAATTTTCGCAAAGGCTTTTTTTAAAAGGTGGTACGCCCACCCCGATTCGAACAGGGAACCTTCTGATCCGTAATCAGATGCTCTATCCAATTGAGCCATGGGCGCGAGTAGCTTAAAAAAAATGGTGCAGAAGAGGGGACTCGAACCCCTACAGGAAATCTCCCACAAGATCCTTAGTCTTGCGCGTCTGCCAGTTCCGCCACTCCTGCACTAAATATAAATTCTATTTGTTCTCTTTATTTTCTTCAGGTTCGGTTAATTTTTCAAAACCGGATGGTAATGCTGCGGGTTGATCGGTTTTGTCCTGAGGAGATTTTTCAATCTCCTGCTTCACTTGCTCGGATAGGGTTCCACCGACTTTGGTTGAACGTTGATTTCCGGAAGAAAGTGCAAGCAGAATAGTAACCACCATAAATGAAACGCCCAAAACTTCAGTTGCTTTCTTCAAAAATGATGAAGCACCTTCACTACCAAAAAGAGTGTTGCCACCGCCACCACCAAAAGCTCCTCCCAAACCACCGCCTTTGCTTGATTGCAAAAGAACGGAGATTATTAGGGAGATACAAATAATAACATGAATAACTAATAATATTACATACATAAATAACTTTCCATTAAATTAATTTATCTTATTTTGTGTTGACGGAAAATCTAAAATACCAATTCTCTGTCAATTTATTTGAGCAAATTGTATCCGGTTCCAATTCTTGTATACACTTCATCTATTGTATCTTTGGCGATTTCCCTGCTTATTTTTACGCCTGCCCTCAAAACATCTTTTATATAATCGGTGTCAGATTTCAGTTCATTGATCCGCTCACGGATTGGTTGTAGCTCTTCATTGATATTTTTTGCTAAAATCCTCTTACACTCCACACAACCGATCTCGGCTTTTCTACAGCCTTTATTTACATATTCGATTTCTTCGGAAGAGGAAAATAATTTATGCAATGAATAAAGGTTACAAACGTCCGGATTGCCCGGATCTGATTTTCTCACTCGCTGGGGATCGGTTACGGCAGTTGCTAGCTTTTTCCGGATCGAATCAGCTGATTCATCAAGATAAATACAATTATCAAGCGATTTACTCATCTTATTATTTCCGTCCAATCCTTTTATTAGCGAACCTGGGCGAATAATCTCTTTCGGCTCCGGAAAGGTATCACCGAAAATGTGATTAAATCTTCTTACAATTTCACGAGCAAGTTCAAGGTGCGGGAGCTGATCCTCCCCAACTGGGACAGCACTTGCCTTATATAAAAGAACATCTGCTGCCATCAAAACAGGATAATCCAACAATCCCATATTAATACTATCTTTAAAATGTCGGGATTTGTCTTTAAATGTTGGAACTCGTTCGAGCCAAGAAATCGGGGTTATAGTGTTCAATATCCATGCCAGTTCGGTATGTTCCTTTACCTGTGACTGAATCATCAAATGGCTTTTCTTCGGGTCTAATCCGCATGCGAGATAAGTAGCAGCGCAATCTATAACACGCTTTTCCAAATTTTCCGGTGCAAATGGAACTGTGATGGCATGATAATCCACAATCCCCCAAATGCATTCATATTCTTCCTGCAAGGGCAACCAATTTTTTATTGCACCAAGATAATTGCCGAGATGCAATCTTCCGCTCGGTTGAATTCCACTAAATATTCTCTTCATCAATTATTCTCCTGTTTTGAATTTTGGATTTTGAAAAATCTATTTCACGAAAAGTGTGATTTTTTGTCAACTTAGCCCATTTTTTTTCATGCATCTGTACGGCTAATACAACAGCACTTTATGAAAATTATTTTCAATAAATGAGTAAATTTGAGATGTAAAGGAGACTCATGTGCGACAATTATTATTGAAAAACTTGCTATGAATTTCCGTAGTTCAAAAAAATGTCAATCTCAAAAAAAAATTAATAGGAAATTTTATGTCTAAAAAATGTGAAATATGCGGAGTAACACCAATATTTGGTAATAGACGAAGTGCTTCTGACAAAAGGAGTCGACGTCGGTGGAATCCAAATTTGCAAAAAATACGTGTGAGAATAGATGGAACCGTAAAAAAAATGAATGTTTGCACAAAATGTATTAAAAATGGAAGAATCG includes:
- the rpmB gene encoding 50S ribosomal protein L28; the encoded protein is MSKKCEICGVTPIFGNRRSASDKRSRRRWNPNLQKIRVRIDGTVKKMNVCTKCIKNGRIEKP
- the secG gene encoding preprotein translocase subunit SecG; this translates as MYVILLVIHVIICISLIISVLLQSSKGGGLGGAFGGGGGNTLFGSEGASSFLKKATEVLGVSFMVVTILLALSSGNQRSTKVGGTLSEQVKQEIEKSPQDKTDQPAALPSGFEKLTEPEENKENK
- the trpS gene encoding tryptophan--tRNA ligase, with protein sequence MKRIFSGIQPSGRLHLGNYLGAIKNWLPLQEEYECIWGIVDYHAITVPFAPENLEKRVIDCAATYLACGLDPKKSHLMIQSQVKEHTELAWILNTITPISWLERVPTFKDKSRHFKDSINMGLLDYPVLMAADVLLYKASAVPVGEDQLPHLELAREIVRRFNHIFGDTFPEPKEIIRPGSLIKGLDGNNKMSKSLDNCIYLDESADSIRKKLATAVTDPQRVRKSDPGNPDVCNLYSLHKLFSSSEEIEYVNKGCRKAEIGCVECKRILAKNINEELQPIRERINELKSDTDYIKDVLRAGVKISREIAKDTIDEVYTRIGTGYNLLK